The window atatatatatatatatatatattatttaaacttaaatttttgaaactataaaaaatacattaaaaaatctacacataatattttttataaaaattaaaaatatctaaccaATGACAAATAACGGTCACATAGAATGCTTTGTAAAGAGTCGGAGTGAACGACACCAATTGCCCAAGCCCGATTGGACTCTGCCCGTCgaatctctttttatatattcatgcaTGGGATGAATGAGTaataaattactaatttataaaataaaaaaaattaagattgccGCACAAAAAAGCTCACCTACCTTCGAATCGAATAAAGaatgtcttctcttcttcttttaggCAGGTTGTTGGCTTGACATTATAATGCCATGATTAATGCATAATTGTATTAaacattttttctcaaaaaatatgatatgttaaataagttaattaatatattttggtaACTTGATGATTGGAATTCTTCAACAATTGGTTTCGGGAAGAATTTTGGGGTAGAAAAATCATGATTAGATTACTTAAATTGCATTTCTTAATACAATAAGGTTTGTTCTTGTATTTCAgaagtttttttagaaaaaaaattgatatttttaactttaaattaatttttaaaatattttcagattatttttatgtgttaatattaaaaataatatttaaaaaatataaaatttattttaatatatttttaaattaaaaaacacttttaaaaacaactgtTATTATACTTTCAAACACCTATGACATTAaatgcttatttattttatatacaatatcttatttttattttttatgcttgaattaatgaatataaaatattttacaatcaaataaaaaaatataatttactattcttaaaaatgaaaatattttagaatactAGCTTTGTGATAAATCATGGACTCCATTGTTGCTTTTTTAAGCACATATACACTGATTATTTTCCACGGATTGAAGTCAGGGAAGGTCACATGACTGACCCATGCTTTGTGGGTTGCTGAATACCAACACAAAGATTGGATCTTTTCTTCTATCCCAACCAAACAGCTTCCTCAACCAGCCCGGAAGGCGGAAACTACTGggctgaaaagaaaaaacatcgcTGGCTGCCACATGACTGGAAAAATGGAACACACCTCCAACGTGCAATCATAATTACAGTACGAAGACTGCACTCGGTAGTTTGTTCCGAAGGGTAAAAGGCCTTACTCTTGCTAGCGGAACAAAATCCAATACCCATTCGAGGAAACGACAGAGACTAAATGGAAAACAGTGCACAGAGGAGATTGGAACGTGTTTCTGGGCACCTGTTGTCTCCAATTGAAGTCAATAATGGTCTTTCCCAGGTTAGATTATTTCATTGCCTTTGTTTTCTTACTtatgttttagtgtttttctgtCTCTGCTTGCATGTTCTGGTAGACTAACATGTCTGCTACTTTTGGTTATTACTGTTGTTTCTGTTTTGAAGGTGTTAATAAAAAGTGGGCAAAGAAAACATGAGGAGGAAGGAGACCCAGTAGTGATAGGAGGCATGGTATTGGATATACATGCCACCCCTTCACTCCCTCTAAATCCTAGAACCACCACTCCTGGGAAGGTTTGCATTTATCTTCTCAaaacccttttcttcttttctactTATGTTGataataatctttatttttggtAGAGGTTGTGATGCTAGAAAAATGTTGTCACATGAAGGGCTTAATTGTATTCAGGTCCATTATGTATTAGGGGGTGTAGCAAGGAATATTGCTGAGTGTATGTCAAATCTAGGAACTAGGCCCTATATGATTAGTGCCCTGGGAAATGACATGGCAGGTAATTATACCAcctctgtttttttattccttgtGATGCATGACTAGAGCCTTATACCATCTTACCTCTTAAgtaaaacttcaaaaattaaagaacgaATAATATTTTCACTGCATTCCTGGATACATTTAAGTGTTGATGGGCTACAATGAAAAAGTGAAAAACCTTTAGTATTTTacttaatgatgtttttgatGAACCTGCAATGGGTTGAGCTTGATATGCCCATACAATGCGGATATGGGTTTGCAACTCTGTCTTTTTCTACATTAGACCGGCAATTCCTTCAATTGAGCTTTTGGTTCGTGTTGCCGATCGGCTCTCTTGTGGGAATGCCTGCGACCAGGCAGTTTTCAATGAGGAACTATTTTTCCCTTCAATCCTGGGTATGATGGACTTTATGCATCCTGGAGAACTATGGATATCTATCTCTTTATGAACAGCAAGGTCCTCTTCAAAACTGTGAGGAAAGATGCTAACTTGAGCAAGCTCAAGCCGGTGattgtgcatataaattacCATCCTGATAAGCTTCCACGTATGCAAGCGGTGGTGGAATTCTTTGTTAATGGCAAGCAAGATGCACTAAGCTCTTTCCCTGATGGATCGGAATGATAAGATCTTGGATTGGTGTTTTGTTGCTGCTCTTCAGAAGATAGCCTCTGCATTTTCCTGCTCAATCCTGCAAACATGTTGTAGACTTGTGATGAATAGAAGCTGCGCCATCATCCCAGACAATCCTTGTCAAATGTCCATGCTGGAAATTTTACTCTTCAGGTGGACGTATGTGGCTTTCCCTAACAGATGGTTTTCTTTCAATCTCTTGTCTAGCACAAGAACATTTTCCTAATTTTTTCTAGTTGTATCTTGCAAGTAAACATACCAATATCATACCAAGAAATGCAAGGCCATTTTGCTAGGCCATTTTGCTATACATTATCTGTTTATGACTTTCTTCTCGgaaaataaacttatattttGACCCCGTTTATttgctgaaaagtagttttttttttttaaagagaattctaaaaaagtgaattattttctgatgtttggtagtataatggaaaataagttggaaaatattttctagtgtttggttatgtcatggaaaatgagctggaaaataacttattaatattttatttttcccaagtttattaaaataatgaagaacaaatcttacaaattaaaaagttgaatgagaatgaaattgaaaaaaaaaataattttataaattatctcaaataaaataaataataatcaaaataatagagatcaaatctaaaaacaaatgaaagatgaagaaattaaaataataataattaacatt of the Populus nigra chromosome 7, ddPopNigr1.1, whole genome shotgun sequence genome contains:
- the LOC133700241 gene encoding pseudouridine kinase-like, whose amino-acid sequence is MENSAQRRLERVSGHLLSPIEVNNGLSQVLIKSGQRKHEEEGDPVVIGGMVLDIHATPSLPLNPRTTTPGKVHYVLGGVARNIAECMSNLGTRPYMISALGNDMAGNYTTSVFLFLVMHD